The following are encoded in a window of Pseudomonas sp. JQ170C genomic DNA:
- a CDS encoding ABC transporter permease, with protein sequence MIDLIGFGAKGWGSVLLMAALMTVLVTLAALLVGAVLGALVAAAKLHPSGLLRALGDGYTTVFRGIPELLVIYLFFYGGSALVSSVGGLFGAEGFISMPAFLVGALAVGVVSGAYQAEVYRGAFQAVSRSELEAAKAIGMPLMLRFRRVVAPQILRFALPGIGGVWQITLKDSALISVTGLVELMRASRVAAASTGQFVLFFMTGCALYLVLTGISNLVFSRAELRVGRTFRS encoded by the coding sequence GTGATCGACTTGATTGGATTCGGCGCAAAAGGCTGGGGCAGCGTGCTGCTCATGGCCGCGCTCATGACGGTACTGGTGACGTTGGCGGCGTTGCTGGTGGGGGCGGTGCTCGGCGCACTCGTCGCGGCCGCCAAGCTGCACCCCAGCGGGCTGCTGCGGGCGCTGGGCGATGGCTACACCACGGTATTCCGGGGCATTCCGGAGCTGTTGGTGATCTACCTGTTTTTCTATGGCGGCTCGGCCTTGGTGAGCAGCGTGGGCGGGCTGTTCGGTGCCGAGGGTTTTATCAGCATGCCGGCGTTCCTGGTGGGCGCACTGGCGGTCGGGGTGGTGTCCGGGGCCTATCAGGCCGAGGTGTATCGCGGGGCGTTCCAGGCGGTTTCGCGCAGCGAACTGGAGGCGGCCAAGGCCATCGGCATGCCGCTGATGCTGCGCTTTCGCCGGGTCGTTGCGCCCCAGATCCTGCGTTTTGCCTTGCCGGGCATCGGTGGCGTCTGGCAGATCACCCTGAAGGATTCGGCGCTGATCTCGGTCACCGGGCTGGTGGAGCTGATGCGCGCCAGCCGCGTGGCGGCGGCCTCCACCGGGCAATTCGTGTTGTTCTTCATGACCGGCTGCGCGCTCTACCTGGTGTTGACGGGGATTTCCAACCTGGTGTTCTCCCGCGCTGAACTGCGCGTGGGCAGAACCTTTCGCAGCTGA